A genome region from Vulpes lagopus strain Blue_001 chromosome 7, ASM1834538v1, whole genome shotgun sequence includes the following:
- the PSMD5 gene encoding 26S proteasome non-ATPase regulatory subunit 5: MAAQALALLRELSRLEAPLEELRALHSVLQTVPLGELRAPAAELRLGPLFSLLHEDHREQTTLCVSILERLLQAMEPVHIARNLGADLQKGLTHPDDSVKILTLSQVGRIVENSDAVTEILNNGELLKQIVYCIGGDNLSVAKAAIKSLSKISLTQAGLEALFESNLLDDLKRVMKTNDIVRYRVYELIVEISSVSPESLTYCTTSGLVTQLLRELTGEDVLVRATCIEMVTSLAYTHHGRQYLAQEGVIDQISNIIVGADSDPFSSFYLPGFVKFFGNLAIMDSPQQICERYPVFVEKVFEMTESQDPTMIGVAVDTVGILGSNVEGKQVLQKTGTRFERLLMKIGYQAKNASTELKIRCLDAISSIFYIPPEQQTEDLLRMTESWFSALSRDPLELFRGISNQPFPELHCAALKVFTAIANQPWAQKLMFNSPGFVEYVMDRSVEHDKASKDAKYELVKALANSKTVAEIFGNPNYLRLRTYLSEGPYYVKPISTTAVEGAE, translated from the exons ATGGCGGCCCAGGCGCTGGCGCTGCTGCGGGAGCTGTCGCGGCTGGAGGCGCCGCTGGAGGAGCTGCGCGCGCTGCACTCGGTGCTGCAGACCGTGCCGCTGGGCGAGCTGCGGGCGCCGGCGGCGGAGCTGCGCCTCGGCCCGCTCTTCTCCCTGCTCCACGAGGACCATCG GGAACAGACCACTTTGTGTGTATCCATTCTGGAGAGATTGCTCCAAGCTATGGAGCCGGTTCACATAGCCCGGAACCTCGGAGCTGACCTTCAGAAGGGACTGACTCACCCCGATGATTCCGTAAAAATTCTGACTCTATCCCAG gtCGGAAGAATTGTTGAGAATTCTGATGCTGTTACTGAGATTCTAAATAATGGCGAATTACTAAAACAGATCGTTTATTGTATTGGTGGAGACAATCTGTCTGTAGCTAAAGCG gCCATTAAATCCCTGTCAAAGATATCACTAACCCAAGCTGGACTGGAGGCTTTATTTGAAAGCAATCTGCTGGATGATCTGAAAAGGGTAATGAAAACAAACGACATCGTTCGATACAGAGTATATGAG ttaaTTGTAGAGATTTCTTCTGTGTCACCAGAATCTTTAACCTACTGTACCACCAGTGGGTTGGTAACCCAGCTCCTCAGAGAGTTGACTGGGGAGGATGTGCTGGTCAG AGCCACCTGTATAGAAATGGTGACATCACTGGCATATACTCATCATGGACGACAGTACCTTGCTCAAGAAGGAGTAATTGATCAGATTTCTAATATAATTGTTGGGGCAGATTCAGACCCTTTTTCTAGCTTCTATTTGCCAG GATTTGTGAAGTTTTTTGGAAACCTGGCTATCATGGATAGTCCTCAACAGATTTGTGAGCGTTATCCTGTCTTTGTGGAAAAAGTCTTTGAAATGACAGAAAGTCAGGACCCCACCATGATTGGTGTAGCAGTAGACACAgttggaatcctgggatccaaCGTTGAAGGAAAACAAGTTTTACAAAAAACAG GAACTCGCTTTGAACGCTTGCTCATGAAAATAGGCTATCAAGCAAAGAATGCCTCAACAGAGCTCAAAATTAGGTGTTTGGATGcaatttcctctattttttataTACCG CCTGAGCAGCAGACTGAGGACCTCCTGCGGATGACGGAATCCTGGTTTTCTGCTTTATCTCGGGATCCTCTGGAGCTCTTCCGTGGTATCAGTAACCAACCCTTCCCTGAACTGCACTGCGCTGCCTTAAAAGTGTTCACG gCCATTGCAAATCAACCGTGGGCTCAGAAACTTATGTTTAATAGTCCAGGGTTTGTGGAATATGTGATGGATCGGTCTGTGGAGCATGACAAGGCTTCCAAGGATGCCAAGTATGAACTGGTGAAAGCACTTGCCAATTCAAAGACAGTTGCAGAAATCTTTGGGAATCCAAATTATTTGAGGCTCAGAACTTACCTGAGTGAGGGTCCATACTATGTGAAACCTATTTCCACAACAGCCGTGGAAGGAGCTGAATGA